One window from the genome of Nitrospira defluvii encodes:
- a CDS encoding LemA family protein — protein sequence MGWIVVAVLVLFVLIVIGMYNGLVRLRAACESAWADIDVQLKRRYDLIPNLVETVKAYAAHEKGALEAVINARAKAMAAQGPEAKAAAENQLTQSLRSLFALAEAYPQLRAVEAFTQLQGSLNQIEDAVQNARRYYNAVVRDYNAKRLEIPTNFIAQWFGFVGRQFFELTDTVQREPPRVQF from the coding sequence TTTGTGCTAATCGTCATCGGGATGTACAACGGCCTGGTGCGGCTCCGCGCCGCGTGCGAAAGCGCCTGGGCCGATATCGATGTTCAGCTGAAACGACGGTACGACCTGATCCCGAACCTCGTCGAAACCGTGAAAGCCTACGCCGCCCACGAGAAGGGCGCCCTTGAAGCGGTGATCAACGCCCGGGCGAAGGCCATGGCGGCGCAGGGGCCTGAAGCCAAAGCCGCGGCCGAAAACCAACTCACCCAGTCGTTGCGATCACTCTTTGCGCTGGCGGAAGCCTATCCGCAACTGCGGGCCGTCGAGGCCTTCACGCAATTGCAAGGCAGCCTGAACCAGATTGAAGACGCGGTGCAGAACGCCCGCCGCTATTACAATGCGGTGGTGCGCGACTACAACGCCAAACGTCTCGAGATTCCCACCAACTTCATCGCGCAATGGTTCGGCTTCGTGGGGCGGCAGTTCTTCGAATTGACGGACACCGTCCAACGCGAACCGCCACGGGTGCAATTCTAA
- a CDS encoding DUF2207 domain-containing protein, whose translation MSGRPATPLFSILLHLVVLCLLILGHLPFAEARSFVLSRFDVDLQVLPSGTLLVTETVSPRFEGSWNGIERLIPVEYRTPQGFNYQLQLDLVSVTDEQGTALKYESSRERHYRNVRIWIPGATDTTRTFVLKYRVRNGLKFFDDHDELYWNVTGDEWDVPIEQASARILLPPNAAGVRALAFTGAYGAREEAATISIDGSRITMTMPRQLGFREGLTAVVGWDKGLVAAPTPVDQAQQFLGANWPLLIPPLVLAVMLRLWWTRGRDPRLRPIVVAYEPPDNLTPAEVGTLADESPDVRDITATVVNLAVRGYLRIKEQKTEQLFGLWTSTDYVFHRIKPQQDWAGLPKHERLLLEALYKDEGGDEVSLSSLENRFYRSLPGIRDAVFDSLQGRAYYGQRPDRVKQNYYLAGGLLALGLTFALAAVADNWGLAPPAFFTAGLLSGVIVAGFGRIMPARTVKGTRALEGVLGFEEFLTRVEADRFERVIKTPELFEKFLPYAMALGVETNWARAFESIVMTAPAWYQGSDLAQFNARGFTSRMSDMASRTGSTMTSAPRSSGGSGFSGGGSSGGGFGGGGGRGF comes from the coding sequence GTGAGCGGTAGACCAGCCACACCTCTTTTCTCGATACTCCTACACCTGGTCGTCCTCTGCCTCCTCATACTCGGGCATCTCCCCTTTGCTGAGGCACGATCGTTCGTACTCAGCCGCTTCGACGTCGACCTCCAGGTGCTCCCGAGCGGCACCCTGCTCGTCACGGAAACGGTCAGCCCCAGATTCGAAGGATCCTGGAACGGCATCGAGCGCCTGATCCCCGTGGAATACCGGACGCCGCAAGGCTTCAATTACCAGCTGCAGCTCGACCTGGTTTCGGTCACCGATGAGCAGGGAACCGCGCTCAAATATGAGAGCAGCCGCGAGCGGCATTACCGAAACGTTCGCATTTGGATTCCGGGCGCGACGGATACCACCCGCACGTTTGTGTTGAAATACCGGGTCCGCAACGGGCTGAAGTTCTTCGACGATCACGACGAACTCTACTGGAATGTCACCGGTGATGAGTGGGACGTCCCGATCGAGCAGGCATCCGCTCGCATCCTGCTTCCGCCAAATGCGGCCGGCGTGCGCGCCCTCGCTTTCACCGGCGCGTACGGAGCGAGAGAGGAGGCGGCGACGATCTCCATCGACGGATCACGCATCACGATGACGATGCCCCGACAACTTGGATTCCGTGAGGGCCTCACCGCGGTGGTCGGATGGGACAAGGGCCTCGTCGCTGCGCCCACGCCGGTGGACCAGGCACAGCAGTTCCTTGGAGCGAATTGGCCGTTGCTCATTCCACCGCTCGTACTGGCCGTGATGCTGCGGCTCTGGTGGACCAGAGGACGAGACCCGCGCCTGCGGCCCATCGTGGTCGCCTATGAGCCACCCGACAACCTGACCCCGGCGGAAGTCGGCACTCTGGCGGATGAGAGCCCCGACGTGCGGGACATTACCGCCACCGTGGTGAATCTCGCCGTGCGCGGATACCTCCGCATCAAGGAACAGAAGACCGAACAGCTCTTCGGCCTTTGGACAAGCACAGATTACGTCTTCCACCGCATCAAGCCTCAGCAGGACTGGGCCGGACTTCCGAAGCACGAGCGCCTCCTCCTGGAAGCCCTGTACAAGGATGAAGGCGGCGACGAGGTTTCGCTCAGCAGTTTGGAAAACAGATTTTATCGTTCCCTGCCGGGAATTCGTGATGCCGTCTTCGACTCGCTCCAAGGCCGCGCTTACTATGGGCAACGGCCAGACCGCGTGAAACAGAATTATTACCTGGCCGGAGGCTTGCTGGCATTGGGGCTCACCTTCGCGCTTGCTGCCGTGGCCGACAACTGGGGACTTGCCCCGCCGGCCTTCTTTACCGCCGGCCTCCTCTCAGGAGTGATCGTGGCCGGCTTCGGCCGCATCATGCCGGCCAGAACGGTGAAAGGAACACGCGCCCTGGAAGGCGTACTGGGCTTCGAGGAATTTCTGACGAGAGTCGAGGCGGATCGGTTCGAGCGGGTGATCAAAACACCGGAGCTGTTCGAAAAGTTTCTGCCCTATGCGATGGCGCTGGGCGTGGAGACAAACTGGGCCCGTGCGTTCGAATCCATCGTGATGACCGCTCCGGCCTGGTACCAAGGAAGTGACCTCGCCCAATTCAATGCACGCGGTTTCACCAGCCGCATGAGTGACATGGCGTCGCGCACCGGTTCGACGATGACTTCGGCACCGCGCAGCTCAGGCGGATCAGGATTCAGTGGAGGCGGATCATCCGGTGGAGGCTTCGGCGGTGGAGGCGGCCGGGGGTTTTGA
- a CDS encoding DUF1328 domain-containing protein — MFLKWAAIFFVIAMAAGAMGFGGVAQGATEIAQILFYIFLAICGTFIVAGILLAEKLTS, encoded by the coding sequence ATGTTTCTGAAGTGGGCTGCCATTTTTTTCGTCATTGCCATGGCTGCCGGAGCGATGGGATTCGGCGGCGTCGCGCAAGGTGCCACGGAAATTGCACAGATTCTCTTTTACATCTTCCTCGCGATTTGTGGAACGTTCATCGTGGCAGGCATTCTCCTCGCGGAGAAACTGACCTCGTGA
- a CDS encoding DUF5069 domain-containing protein: MQPKLRSPRERLGGYVILPRLIDKVRLHAQGFLPEPYVPFLLRPGLPLDGRFLAFTGLQPEALREAVLLKNDDRDILAWVTQEAVRHGPQDIEGWSHALEQLRPDRVLARFLGRLSPELAKQVDFTQHPLFDVIDMDEGRKPIPTGF, from the coding sequence ATGCAACCTAAACTTCGGTCCCCGCGTGAGCGGCTGGGGGGCTATGTCATCCTGCCGCGGCTGATCGACAAGGTCCGGCTCCATGCGCAGGGATTCTTGCCTGAACCGTATGTGCCGTTCCTCCTTCGTCCCGGCTTACCTTTGGATGGACGGTTTCTCGCGTTCACCGGGTTGCAGCCGGAGGCCCTTCGGGAGGCGGTGCTCTTGAAGAACGATGACAGGGACATCCTGGCCTGGGTGACGCAGGAGGCGGTGCGCCACGGTCCTCAGGACATCGAGGGGTGGAGTCACGCGTTGGAACAACTCCGGCCGGACCGAGTGTTGGCCAGATTCTTGGGCAGGCTCAGCCCCGAGCTGGCGAAGCAGGTGGATTTCACGCAGCACCCCCTGTTCGATGTGATCGATATGGATGAAGGACGCAAACCGATCCCCACCGGTTTCTGA
- a CDS encoding class I SAM-dependent methyltransferase — protein sequence MLKPEPAGGPTPQLFFQTANAYQRSQALKAAIDLDLFTAIGLGHDQVPTLAERCGAATRGVRILADYLTIQGFLTKEGDRYKLTPDSALFLDRRSPAYMGSVLGFLHAPKFIAAFENLTEAVRKGGTVAGEAGTVSPEHPLWVDFARSMIPMMAKPAEEIGMFVRQSQPNVKKVLDIAAGHGLFGIEIAARCPEAEVTALDWPNVLTVARELAHKSGIESRYHTIAGDAFQQEFGEGYDLVLLTNFLHHFSMQTCESLLRKIHRSLAPGGRVITLEFVPHDDRVTPPPVAEFSLIMLATTPEGDAYTFREYEQMFAAAGFARTELHPVAGSIEQVLVSMR from the coding sequence ATGTTGAAACCCGAACCGGCCGGTGGGCCGACCCCGCAGTTGTTCTTCCAGACGGCCAATGCCTATCAGCGGTCGCAGGCCCTCAAGGCCGCGATCGATCTGGATCTCTTTACCGCTATCGGGCTGGGACACGACCAAGTGCCGACATTGGCCGAGCGCTGCGGGGCAGCTACGCGCGGCGTGCGCATTCTCGCGGACTATCTCACGATCCAAGGCTTCCTCACCAAAGAAGGTGACCGGTACAAGCTGACGCCTGACAGTGCCCTATTTCTCGATCGGCGGTCGCCCGCCTACATGGGGTCCGTGTTGGGGTTTCTGCATGCGCCGAAGTTCATCGCGGCTTTCGAGAATCTCACCGAAGCGGTGCGGAAGGGTGGAACGGTGGCCGGCGAGGCGGGGACGGTATCTCCCGAGCATCCCCTCTGGGTTGATTTTGCTCGTTCGATGATTCCGATGATGGCCAAGCCGGCGGAGGAGATCGGCATGTTCGTGCGGCAGTCGCAGCCGAACGTGAAAAAGGTCCTGGATATCGCGGCGGGGCACGGACTCTTTGGAATAGAGATCGCGGCCCGTTGCCCGGAGGCCGAGGTGACGGCCTTGGACTGGCCCAACGTGTTGACGGTGGCTCGCGAGCTGGCCCACAAGTCCGGCATCGAGTCGCGTTACCATACCATCGCGGGCGATGCGTTTCAGCAGGAGTTCGGCGAGGGCTACGATCTTGTCCTGCTCACCAACTTTCTCCACCATTTTTCGATGCAGACCTGCGAGTCGTTGTTGCGCAAGATCCATCGATCGCTGGCGCCCGGTGGACGGGTCATCACGCTGGAGTTCGTGCCGCATGACGATCGGGTCACCCCGCCGCCGGTGGCGGAGTTCAGCTTGATCATGCTGGCGACGACGCCGGAAGGAGATGCCTACACCTTCCGGGAGTATGAGCAGATGTTCGCGGCGGCGGGGTTTGCCAGAACGGAGTTGCATCCCGTGGCCGGCTCGATCGAACAGGTGCTGGTGTCGATGCGCTAA
- a CDS encoding Eco57I restriction-modification methylase domain-containing protein, translating to MAHHQLSPPETTQGIQLQLIAPTHQPASATPIGPKGVVYTKRWVVELLLDLSGYCPDRNLVDALAIEPACGEGAFLVPMVERLLQSCRNLGLPLAECRKSLVAYELNETSAARSRALIRNILVRHGAQPSLASTLADTWVFTRDYLLEAGHEPADFIVGNPPYVRLEDIPEETASVYRNAYPTMRGRADLYVAFFEAALRQLKNHGTCAFICADRWMRNQYGAELRKLISSAYSVDMLVSMHHANAFDDEVDAYPAITVIRRKTQRSTIVASAGQEAETIQPLQLATALQGEGSLALPAGIHKAVVNTWFKGPVPWPCHSPEQLALLRQLEERFPALEMSAKVGIGVATGNDRIYITTNDALVESSRLLKLAVAKDLAGGTLHWSGHYLVSPWDENGLVDLIDYPKLRAYYEQHATELKRRHTAEKSVIGWYKTIDRVNPSLTHTRKLFIPDIKNRLEPVLDEGETYPHHNLYFIESEEWDLEVLGGVLLSKFCQFFVESYGVRMRGGYLRFQAQYLRRIRVPDPKTLSSTQSDELREAFRHRDRDRATLMAGEIYGISPRMMEAVLGH from the coding sequence GTGGCACATCATCAACTGAGTCCACCCGAAACAACGCAGGGCATTCAACTCCAGCTCATTGCACCGACACACCAGCCTGCCTCCGCTACCCCCATCGGCCCCAAAGGCGTGGTCTACACCAAACGTTGGGTCGTCGAGCTACTCCTCGACCTAAGCGGCTATTGTCCTGACAGGAATTTGGTGGATGCGCTGGCTATCGAACCCGCTTGCGGTGAGGGAGCATTTCTCGTGCCCATGGTCGAACGCTTGCTACAGTCTTGTCGAAACCTTGGTCTTCCTCTAGCAGAGTGCCGGAAATCATTAGTCGCCTATGAGCTGAATGAGACAAGCGCCGCTCGCTCTCGTGCCCTGATCCGCAATATTCTGGTGCGCCATGGGGCCCAACCGTCATTGGCCAGCACCCTGGCCGATACCTGGGTCTTCACTCGTGATTACCTTCTGGAGGCCGGACATGAACCGGCCGATTTCATCGTAGGGAACCCTCCATACGTACGCCTCGAAGACATCCCTGAGGAAACAGCCTCGGTTTACCGCAATGCTTATCCCACGATGCGCGGGCGCGCTGATCTCTACGTTGCATTTTTCGAGGCAGCGCTTCGACAACTGAAGAACCACGGCACCTGTGCATTTATCTGCGCTGATCGATGGATGCGCAATCAATACGGAGCCGAACTCAGGAAGCTGATCAGCTCAGCTTACAGTGTCGACATGCTCGTGAGTATGCATCATGCCAACGCATTTGATGACGAGGTGGATGCCTATCCTGCTATTACGGTCATTCGACGCAAAACTCAACGCTCAACCATTGTTGCCAGTGCAGGGCAGGAGGCTGAGACCATTCAGCCGCTACAATTAGCGACCGCACTGCAGGGAGAAGGTAGCCTCGCGCTCCCCGCTGGCATTCACAAGGCCGTGGTAAACACATGGTTCAAGGGCCCGGTTCCCTGGCCCTGCCACTCCCCGGAACAATTGGCACTTCTTCGACAACTGGAAGAGCGGTTTCCTGCCCTCGAAATGAGTGCCAAAGTAGGGATCGGGGTCGCCACAGGAAACGACCGTATCTACATTACGACCAATGACGCGCTTGTGGAGTCCTCCCGGTTGCTGAAACTCGCAGTTGCGAAAGATCTGGCTGGAGGAACTCTACACTGGTCTGGACACTATCTCGTGAGCCCTTGGGACGAGAATGGCCTTGTCGATCTGATCGACTATCCCAAACTTCGCGCCTACTACGAGCAGCACGCAACAGAGTTGAAACGCCGTCACACGGCGGAGAAGTCTGTCATCGGCTGGTACAAGACGATCGACCGCGTCAATCCCTCCCTGACACACACACGCAAACTCTTTATCCCGGATATTAAGAACCGCCTGGAACCCGTCTTGGACGAAGGGGAAACCTATCCTCATCACAATTTGTACTTCATTGAGTCGGAGGAGTGGGACCTGGAAGTACTTGGGGGGGTCCTCCTGTCCAAATTCTGCCAGTTTTTTGTCGAATCGTACGGAGTCCGCATGCGAGGTGGCTATCTGCGTTTTCAGGCACAGTACCTGCGCCGGATTCGAGTCCCGGATCCCAAAACCTTGTCCAGTACACAGTCCGATGAATTGAGGGAGGCCTTCCGTCATCGCGATAGAGATCGAGCGACCCTCATGGCTGGTGAGATCTATGGGATAAGCCCTCGCATGATGGAGGCCGTACTTGGACATTGA
- a CDS encoding GNAT family N-acetyltransferase: MTSDHMIRTERLLLRPFQTTDAEAMHHLAGTRAVAAGTFLPHPMDRQAALSWITERVEEQAAGRGVTFAITLAESGQVIGAIGMELVVAHEQGRLSYWLGRPYWNRGYGTEAVTALVGYGFNSLKLHRIYAPHFHTNPASGRVLQKVGMTHEGRLREHYLRFGQRIDVELYGMLREEFLTKQADKKGNGR; encoded by the coding sequence ATGACATCCGACCACATGATCAGAACCGAGCGGTTGCTCCTTCGGCCTTTTCAGACGACCGATGCGGAGGCCATGCATCATCTGGCCGGCACCAGAGCCGTGGCCGCCGGAACCTTTCTCCCCCATCCGATGGATCGGCAGGCGGCCCTGAGCTGGATCACCGAACGTGTGGAGGAGCAGGCGGCAGGCAGAGGCGTAACCTTCGCGATCACCCTTGCAGAGAGCGGACAGGTGATCGGCGCCATCGGCATGGAACTCGTCGTAGCTCATGAACAGGGACGGTTAAGCTATTGGTTGGGCAGGCCTTACTGGAATCGAGGTTATGGGACGGAAGCCGTTACGGCTCTCGTGGGGTACGGTTTCAACAGCCTGAAGCTGCACCGAATCTACGCGCCGCATTTCCATACTAATCCGGCTTCCGGGCGAGTGTTACAGAAGGTGGGCATGACCCATGAAGGCCGCTTGCGTGAGCATTATCTTCGTTTCGGCCAACGCATCGACGTTGAACTCTACGGCATGCTCCGGGAAGAATTTCTCACCAAGCAAGCCGACAAGAAAGGGAATGGCCGGTGA
- a CDS encoding flavin monoamine oxidase family protein, protein MGNKASLRGMSVLVAGAGLAGLTAACELQRRGARVTVVEARDRLGGRVWTMREGFAEGQHAEAGGDLIDPDQEAIRGLAKDMGLTLSPILRGGFAFVGSGTRGSRVESSSRAGSVWEELAQAAEPWVRAHRLNERRWDGPIARQLADQSVADWLDSIRAHRQLRARLNDLRGFFLADPENLSLLALVDQLATESPGAHHFYRIKGGNDRLATALAERLQEPVRFKTRVRAVAQRRGKVQVTVHRKDGQAHMIADALVLALPATMVRRLVLTPPLPPPQWKALGDLQYGPATKSLLQFDRRFWRRPDRTLAYGTDLPIGAIWDGNEEQRGERGILTMLAGGSTSRDTKQLLSKGGAEAMAERLTWLGAKKAVLCASRHVSWEDDPFVRGGYAVFRPGYDPEQRAWLSRPHGRILFAGEQTSLRWQGYMNGAVESGLRAALEVEMLFRRLKSQAQ, encoded by the coding sequence ATGGGAAACAAGGCATCCTTGCGTGGCATGTCGGTGCTCGTGGCGGGGGCGGGGCTCGCCGGGCTGACTGCCGCGTGTGAACTGCAACGGCGCGGCGCGCGGGTGACGGTGGTGGAGGCGCGCGACCGCCTGGGCGGCCGGGTGTGGACGATGCGGGAGGGATTTGCTGAGGGCCAACATGCCGAAGCCGGGGGCGATCTGATCGATCCCGATCAAGAGGCGATTCGGGGGCTGGCGAAAGACATGGGGCTGACCCTGTCGCCGATCCTTCGAGGCGGGTTTGCGTTTGTCGGCTCAGGTACCCGTGGTTCCAGGGTCGAGTCGTCGTCGAGGGCTGGGAGCGTCTGGGAGGAATTGGCACAAGCGGCGGAGCCATGGGTACGAGCCCATCGATTGAACGAGCGCCGGTGGGATGGTCCGATTGCGCGGCAGCTCGCTGACCAATCTGTTGCGGACTGGCTCGACTCTATCCGAGCTCACCGGCAGTTACGCGCCCGATTGAATGATTTGAGAGGATTCTTTCTGGCCGACCCTGAAAATCTGTCGTTACTTGCCCTCGTCGATCAATTGGCCACGGAGTCACCCGGAGCGCATCACTTCTATCGCATCAAGGGCGGTAATGATCGTCTCGCCACCGCCCTCGCGGAGAGACTGCAAGAGCCGGTTCGATTCAAGACCAGGGTGCGCGCCGTAGCGCAGCGTCGAGGCAAGGTGCAGGTGACCGTGCACAGAAAGGACGGGCAGGCTCACATGATCGCCGATGCGCTGGTACTGGCGCTGCCCGCCACTATGGTGCGACGGCTCGTCTTGACACCGCCATTGCCTCCTCCCCAATGGAAAGCCCTTGGAGATCTACAATACGGACCGGCAACCAAGAGCCTTTTGCAGTTCGATCGGCGATTCTGGCGGCGCCCCGATCGGACACTCGCCTACGGCACCGATCTGCCGATCGGGGCGATCTGGGATGGCAACGAGGAACAGCGAGGAGAACGCGGCATCCTGACGATGCTTGCAGGCGGGTCGACGAGTCGTGATACGAAGCAACTCCTGAGCAAGGGAGGGGCCGAGGCGATGGCGGAGCGGCTGACGTGGTTGGGGGCGAAGAAGGCCGTTCTGTGCGCGTCGCGCCATGTGTCATGGGAAGACGATCCATTCGTGCGTGGCGGGTACGCGGTGTTCCGCCCGGGATATGATCCGGAGCAACGGGCCTGGCTGTCCCGTCCGCATGGACGGATTCTGTTCGCCGGCGAACAGACCAGCCTGCGTTGGCAAGGCTACATGAACGGGGCCGTCGAAAGCGGGCTGCGAGCGGCGTTGGAGGTGGAGATGTTGTTTCGACGCTTAAAATCGCAGGCCCAATGA
- a CDS encoding type II toxin-antitoxin system VapC family toxin codes for MSGYVVDASVAIKWFIPEIHSDAALLVTRLHEHLHVPAFMVLELGSVIAKKIRRKELTRAEGSTILKELRHLPLQRHADERLFPAAYELALDTQQSLYDCLYLALAEVVEGRLITADRKFYRALAAHPFHDCLVWVEDLE; via the coding sequence GTGAGCGGCTATGTCGTGGATGCCAGTGTCGCGATTAAATGGTTCATCCCTGAAATCCATTCTGATGCCGCGCTCCTCGTGACTCGCCTTCATGAACACCTTCATGTTCCCGCTTTCATGGTGTTGGAACTCGGCAGCGTTATCGCCAAGAAGATTAGGCGAAAAGAACTCACTCGTGCGGAGGGTAGCACTATCCTCAAGGAGTTACGGCATCTTCCGCTCCAGCGACATGCCGACGAGCGACTGTTTCCGGCTGCCTACGAACTCGCATTGGATACGCAGCAGAGTTTGTACGACTGCCTGTACCTTGCTCTTGCGGAAGTCGTTGAGGGACGCTTGATCACGGCCGACCGAAAATTCTATAGGGCGTTAGCTGCTCACCCGTTTCATGATTGTCTCGTGTGGGTGGAGGATCTGGAGTGA
- a CDS encoding FitA-like ribbon-helix-helix domain-containing protein: MAQVLVRHLDSNVIGRLKKRAKEHGRSLQSEVKTILEEAVPDYEAAWKRIERFRERLRKSGKTFNDSADLIREDRDR; encoded by the coding sequence ATGGCTCAGGTCCTTGTGCGGCATCTTGATAGCAATGTCATTGGCCGGTTGAAGAAGCGGGCGAAGGAGCATGGCCGCTCTTTGCAGTCCGAAGTAAAGACGATCTTGGAAGAAGCGGTGCCGGACTATGAAGCGGCTTGGAAGCGAATCGAGAGATTCCGTGAGCGACTCAGGAAGTCCGGAAAGACATTTAATGATAGCGCTGACCTTATCCGGGAAGACCGCGACCGGTGA
- a CDS encoding transglycosylase SLT domain-containing protein yields MGLLIGCWLGANWIYHAVQKPTEVFFPLDNTLDKSPHETWRQYGSLFREHATPSVAPELLAALAQVEGAGNPVARTYWRWRWSWNPFEWYRPASSAVGMYQMTDGTFRAAKRYCVHDHAVVQDGPWHDLRSCWFNSLYSRVLPSHAIELTAASLDRDINSALAVRRGTPAGARQRQDLAALIHLCGAGAGRDFAARGFRLTPHQKCGDHDVTTYLGQVRGLTHQFARWARGTTGQVTLVKAHRSAD; encoded by the coding sequence GTGGGATTGCTCATTGGCTGTTGGCTCGGGGCAAACTGGATCTACCACGCGGTCCAGAAACCGACCGAAGTCTTTTTCCCGCTGGACAACACGTTAGACAAGAGCCCGCACGAAACCTGGCGACAGTATGGTTCGCTGTTCCGTGAGCATGCCACCCCGTCCGTTGCGCCTGAGCTCCTCGCGGCGCTGGCGCAGGTGGAAGGTGCTGGAAATCCCGTCGCGCGAACCTATTGGCGGTGGCGTTGGTCATGGAATCCGTTCGAGTGGTACCGTCCCGCCTCCAGCGCGGTGGGAATGTACCAGATGACCGACGGAACGTTCCGTGCGGCTAAACGCTATTGCGTCCACGATCATGCTGTGGTGCAGGACGGTCCTTGGCACGATCTGCGCTCCTGCTGGTTCAACAGCCTCTACAGTCGCGTCTTGCCGAGCCATGCGATCGAACTGACGGCGGCCTCTCTCGATCGCGACATCAACTCGGCTCTCGCGGTTCGCCGTGGGACGCCCGCCGGCGCACGGCAGAGGCAGGACCTCGCCGCGCTGATCCATCTGTGCGGAGCCGGGGCCGGACGGGATTTTGCCGCCAGGGGATTCCGTCTCACGCCTCACCAGAAATGCGGCGACCATGACGTGACCACCTACCTCGGCCAGGTGCGGGGCCTGACCCATCAATTCGCCAGATGGGCGAGGGGGACAACCGGCCAGGTCACATTGGTGAAGGCCCACCGATCCGCCGACTAG
- a CDS encoding aldo/keto reductase — protein MAPEHTHEAIWSTPLDRRQLLKRLGLAGSLMALGSPGSLAESLAAGVTLSGTTTGEIPLRPLGKTGVKVSAMCFGGAHWGRNPDEAEAIRILHEAIDAGMTFLDNAWEYHGGRSEELMGKGLQGKRQQVFLMTKVCSHGRDKKVAMQQLEDSLRRLKTDYLDLWQIHEVVYEDDPDRHFVPHGAVDALLEAKQQGKVRFVGFTGHKHPNIHLKMLSHDFPFDTCQMPLNVFDGTYRSFEHEVLPVLAQRGIAALGMKSLTGNAEPIKQGIVTPQEAIRYVLSLPIASLVSGIDSPQVLKQNLDIVRRFTPMTLAEMEGLRARVALYAMDGRFELFKSTNRYDGGIGRQQHGLS, from the coding sequence ATGGCCCCCGAGCATACACACGAAGCCATCTGGTCCACTCCGCTCGATCGGCGTCAGCTGTTGAAACGGCTGGGCCTGGCCGGCTCTCTTATGGCCCTCGGCAGTCCAGGCTCTCTGGCCGAATCCTTGGCCGCTGGTGTTACTCTGTCCGGAACGACAACCGGCGAGATCCCGCTCCGCCCGCTCGGGAAGACCGGCGTAAAGGTGTCGGCGATGTGTTTCGGCGGCGCGCATTGGGGACGTAATCCCGACGAAGCCGAAGCCATTCGCATTTTGCACGAAGCCATCGATGCCGGCATGACGTTCCTCGACAACGCCTGGGAATACCACGGCGGGCGCAGCGAGGAACTGATGGGGAAGGGCCTGCAGGGAAAGCGGCAGCAGGTCTTCCTTATGACCAAGGTCTGCTCCCACGGTCGCGACAAGAAGGTCGCTATGCAGCAACTGGAAGATTCGCTACGCCGCTTGAAGACCGACTATCTCGATCTCTGGCAGATTCACGAAGTGGTGTACGAAGACGATCCCGATCGGCACTTCGTCCCGCACGGGGCGGTCGATGCGTTGCTGGAGGCGAAACAGCAGGGAAAAGTGCGGTTCGTCGGCTTCACCGGCCACAAGCATCCCAACATCCACCTCAAGATGCTGTCACACGACTTTCCGTTCGATACCTGCCAGATGCCGTTGAACGTGTTTGACGGCACCTACCGCAGTTTCGAACATGAGGTGTTGCCGGTGTTGGCACAGCGCGGAATCGCCGCTCTCGGCATGAAAAGCCTGACCGGTAACGCGGAGCCGATTAAGCAGGGGATCGTCACGCCCCAAGAGGCCATTCGGTATGTGTTGAGTTTGCCGATCGCGTCGTTAGTGAGCGGGATCGATTCGCCGCAGGTCCTCAAGCAGAACCTCGACATTGTCCGTCGCTTCACTCCCATGACGCTGGCCGAAATGGAAGGGTTGCGCGCGCGCGTGGCCTTGTATGCGATGGACGGCCGGTTTGAACTGTTCAAGTCCACCAATCGCTACGACGGCGGCATCGGCCGCCAGCAGCACGGACTCTCCTAG